ACCATGCCGACGATGATGCCCATGGCTCCGACTGAGACCGTGGCAAAGCCCACGGTCCATGCTTCCCTGCCGGGCAGGCCTCCCCAGCGGGCCCCAAGGGCTCCGCCGGAGATCTTGCAGACGCAGGCGATAGCCAAGACCGAGGCGGTCAGGGCCGGGTCGAAATGGGCCAGAAAGTCCACGCGCAGCCCGATGCCGGCGAAGAAGACCGGGGCAAAGATGAAGGAAACGAAGTTGTCGATGACCACCCGGCTGCGTTCCCGCAGATGGGACGAGTCCCCCACGGCCACGCCGACGATGAAGGCCCCGAAAATGGCGTGGATTCCGATCCATTCCGTACAGGCGGCTCCGAACAGACCGAGGACCAGGGCAAAGGTCAGCTCTCCGCCGGGCCAGCGGGTGTAGGCCTGGACAAAAGGCATGGCCTTGTGGATGAGCCAGCGCCCCACGGTCAGCATACCCCCGACAAAGACCACGGTTAGAAGCACGGTCAGGGCTATGGGCCCGGCGGCCAAGCTCGGTGAGGCCAGAAGGCCCAGGATGACGGCGAAGATGATCCAGCCGACGAGGTCGTTCAGGATGGCCGCACTGACCACGATCATGCCCAGTTCGCTTCGGTAGAGGCCCATGTCCATGAGGGTCTTGGCGATGATGGGCAGGGCGGAGATGGAAATGGCGATGGCGAAGAAGAGCCCGAAGACCAGGGGCTCGGCCGATGGAAGGCGGCCCAGGGCGTTCGGGAAGGCCAGCGCCAGGGCCAGAGCAACGGCAAAGGGCACGGCCACACTGGTCAGCCCGACCTTGAGGCCGACCCGGCCCTGTTTCCAGATGGTGGACAGATCGACCTCCATGCCGGCTACGAGCAGGAACAGAGCGATGGCCAGGGTGGATATGGTCTCCAGGGCCACGGCGTTCAGACCCTGCATGGGAAAGAGAAA
The genomic region above belongs to Deltaproteobacteria bacterium and contains:
- a CDS encoding cation:proton antiporter, whose product is METLSHDNVVVLFLSLGVLLLTAHVFGEIAQRFRQPAVLGELLAGVLLGPTVLGAFAPGVCEFLFPMQGLNAVALETISTLAIALFLLVAGMEVDLSTIWKQGRVGLKVGLTSVAVPFAVALALALAFPNALGRLPSAEPLVFGLFFAIAISISALPIIAKTLMDMGLYRSELGMIVVSAAILNDLVGWIIFAVILGLLASPSLAAGPIALTVLLTVVFVGGMLTVGRWLIHKAMPFVQAYTRWPGGELTFALVLGLFGAACTEWIGIHAIFGAFIVGVAVGDSSHLRERSRVVIDNFVSFIFAPVFFAGIGLRVDFLAHFDPALTASVLAIACVCKISGGALGARWGGLPGREAWTVGFATVSVGAMGIIVGMV